The following proteins are co-located in the Microcebus murinus isolate Inina chromosome 21, M.murinus_Inina_mat1.0, whole genome shotgun sequence genome:
- the TIMD4 gene encoding T-cell immunoglobulin and mucin domain-containing protein 4 — translation MSKGLLLLWLLIECGRLYLTPAASEIVVTSYLGQPVTLPCSYSSWSQSSNSMCWGKGQCPNSKCNEELINTDGTKVISRKSARYSLRGSVWRGEVSLTISNPSEGDSGVYCCRIEVPGWFNDVKRNIRLQLERATTTTRRTTTTTTTTTTLRTTTVRPTTTSQVTTTTAVLSTTVTTTPELTTMAPFQTSTPVALTTAAGTCPLTTLSSLPAAATEGPFLTAESETILPTRNSSRSMESTADAALPTSKESEASTSQDSQVWEMRDSGTTPPPRESEMTTAQNETRVRESVMGTPNFNNLMIIIASSLGFVLLALLLTFLLRGKVMETNCSQKHTRLDGAGEYKNVLNDMQHGPEDEDGLFTL, via the exons CACCAGCCGCATCTGAGATTGTTGTGACTTCGTATTTGGGTCAGCCCGTGACTTTGCCCTGCTCGTACTCGTCCTGGTCTCAGAGCAGTAACAGCATGTGCTGGGGCAAAGGCCAGTGTCCCAACTCCAAATGCAACGAGGAGCTTATCAACACTGATGGGACGAAGGTGATCTCCAGGAAGTCAGCAAGATACAGTCTTCGGGGGAGTGTCTGGAGAGGCGAAGTCTCCCTGACCATCTCAAACCCCAGTGAAGGTGACAGTGGTGTGTACTGCTGCCGCATCGAGGTGCCCGGCTGGTTCAATGATGTAAAGAGGAACATTCGCCTGCAGCTGGAGAGAG CCACAACAACCACACGTAGAACGACAACGACGACGACGACAACAACGACACTTCGAACAACAACCGTGCGCCCGACCACCACCTCACAGGTGACGACAACCACGGCTGTGCTTTCCACGACAGTCACGACCACACCTGAGCTCACCACCATGGCGCCATTTCAGACGAGCACCCCCGTTGCCCTCACGACAGCAGCGGGCACCTGCCCCCTGACCACCCTGAGCTCCCTGCCAGCGGCGGCCACAGAAGGGCCCTTCCTTACCGCAG aatcAGAAACCATCCTTCCCACCAGGAACTCTTCGAGAAGCATGGAGTCTACTGCAGACGCTGCCCTGCCCACGTCCAAAG AGTCTGAGGCTTCAACGTCCCAGGACTCCCAGGTGTGGGAAATGAGGGATTCCGGAACGACCCCTCCGCCTAGAG aaTCTGAGATGACAACTGCGCAAAACGAAACACGGGTACGAGAATCT GTGATGGGAACGCCCAACTTCAACAACCTGATGATAATCATCGCGTCCTCCTTGGGGTTTGTGCTGTTGGCGCTGCTCCTGACCTTTCTCCTGAGAG GGAAAGTCATGGAAACCAATTGTTCGCAGAAACACACAAG gCTAGACGGTGCTGGGGAGTATAAAAATGTCCTCAATGACATGCAGCACGGACCGGAAGATGAAGATGGCCTTTTTACACTCTAA